A stretch of DNA from Calditrichota bacterium:
GTAGACACCCTGCTGGCCGATTTGCATCGGAGTTATCCGAAAATGACCTGGATGCCGCGCATCCGGTTTGGAGGACTGCTGGACGTCCCCAACCGGAATGGCGAAACCCGCGTGCAATTACCGGTCATGGGAATGGGGGTTGAGTTGATATCCCCTCAATCGCCCGAAATTCACATTCTGAACGTGAAAAAGGCTTTGGTACGAGGCCGGCTGCCGAAGGCTCCGGGAGAAATGCTTGTCAGCGATGATTTGGCCGGAAAGTTACAGATTTCGCCGGGTGTCTCTGTCACGCTGATCAGTACCACAATGGATGGTAGTTTGGCCATGCAAAATTTTAACGTGGTTGGAACCATCCGATTTGGAGTGCGGGCTTTGGACAGGGCGAGCGTTCTGGTTGATTTAAAAGGAGCACAGGAGGCATTGGACATGGACAATGCTGTCGGAGAAATTCTTGGTTTTTTCCCGAATTTTCTCTATCGTCAAAAACAAGCGATCCGGATGGTTCGAAGCTTTAATGAG
This window harbors:
- a CDS encoding FtsX-like permease family protein, whose amino-acid sequence is VDTLLADLHRSYPKMTWMPRIRFGGLLDVPNRNGETRVQLPVMGMGVELISPQSPEIHILNVKKALVRGRLPKAPGEMLVSDDLAGKLQISPGVSVTLISTTMDGSLAMQNFNVVGTIRFGVRALDRASVLVDLKGAQEALDMDNAVGEILGFFPNFLYRQKQAIRMVRSFNERFSRQNDDYSLEMVTLADQNNLADMLSVVNQASAIIVTIFVFTMSIVLWNAGLMAGLRRYGEIGVRLAMGEEKGHIYRTMIYESAVIGTAGSLVGTAVGLAFAFYLQSHGLDMGSMLRNSSVLMSNVMRAQVTPTAYYIGFIPGVFASILGTMIAGIGIYRRQTAQLFKELEA